One window of Microbacterium sediminis genomic DNA carries:
- a CDS encoding DUF3320 domain-containing protein: MTFDARQSIDQGFQLLALRLEPIIADRLASVLGGLPWTTVLSELDRAAGRRAYEYATGDPQAQLKVLTQRLGALGFPFDDHTRATSILGGELRIMRNRLAHNGQLDVLDAWRAHDFIVRLLERFDDELGVVEAVSLRDAAFATLVEQHGIAVHARPVEPDGVPTRVSGPDFTIARRTGEPDPDEEPAFSLRSPLAPGPTLDFTGDGTSTPVHGAAGRSEAAFEPWTVVPIGEPAELDELPKKAVKEKVRAVAREVVEFEGPVHLDRVAALVAASFGLKRLHAGRAKKLSYQIRQAVLVDGDRFAWPDGVDRESWRDYRPSQDPSRRFTDISPVEIANAMRSLQQESPELTIAEIEVAVLELFGRKRRTSAHVAHLAKARSLLKESDDDLSTTGQGTGDAS; encoded by the coding sequence GTGACCTTTGATGCGCGGCAGTCCATTGACCAGGGATTTCAGCTCCTGGCGCTTCGCCTGGAACCGATCATTGCGGACAGGCTCGCTTCCGTGCTGGGCGGCCTTCCGTGGACGACGGTGCTCAGCGAACTCGATCGCGCGGCTGGTCGCCGCGCATATGAGTACGCAACAGGAGACCCCCAAGCGCAGCTGAAGGTCTTGACGCAACGATTGGGAGCTCTCGGGTTCCCCTTCGATGACCACACTCGGGCCACGAGCATCCTGGGCGGGGAGCTTCGCATCATGCGCAATCGGCTTGCGCATAACGGCCAACTCGATGTGCTCGACGCCTGGCGCGCTCATGACTTCATCGTTCGTCTCCTCGAGCGTTTTGACGACGAGCTCGGCGTCGTCGAGGCCGTCTCCTTGCGCGACGCGGCATTCGCCACGCTCGTGGAGCAGCACGGCATCGCGGTACACGCGCGCCCAGTCGAGCCAGACGGCGTTCCGACGCGTGTATCCGGGCCGGACTTCACGATCGCGCGGCGCACTGGTGAGCCAGACCCTGACGAGGAGCCCGCCTTCTCCCTTCGTTCGCCGCTTGCCCCGGGGCCGACACTGGACTTCACGGGCGACGGGACGTCCACACCGGTCCACGGCGCGGCAGGCCGTTCCGAGGCCGCCTTTGAACCCTGGACGGTTGTGCCAATTGGTGAGCCCGCGGAGCTCGACGAACTCCCGAAGAAGGCAGTGAAGGAGAAAGTGCGCGCAGTGGCGCGCGAGGTGGTGGAGTTCGAAGGACCCGTGCATCTGGACAGGGTCGCCGCTCTCGTCGCGGCTTCGTTTGGTCTGAAGCGACTTCACGCGGGACGCGCCAAGAAGCTGAGCTACCAGATCCGCCAAGCGGTCCTCGTTGATGGTGATCGTTTCGCGTGGCCCGACGGAGTTGACCGTGAGAGCTGGCGCGACTACCGGCCGAGCCAGGACCCGTCCCGGCGGTTCACCGACATCAGCCCGGTCGAGATCGCTAATGCGATGCGTTCCTTGCAGCAGGAGAGTCCGGAGCTAACGATCGCCGAGATCGAGGTGGCCGTGCTCGAGTTGTTTGGTCGCAAGCGCCGCACATCGGCACACGTGGCCCATCTCGCGAAGGCGAGGTCCCTGCTCAAGGAGTCGGACGATGACCTGAGCACCACTGGGCAGGGGACGGGGGACGCTTCATGA
- the rpsA gene encoding 30S ribosomal protein S1 — protein sequence MTNATTAPATKQVAINDIGSAEDFLAAVEKTLKFFNDGDIIDGTIVKIDRDEVLLDVGYKTEGVIPSRELSIKHDVDPNEVVSVGDHVEALVLQKEDKEGRLILSKKRAQYERAWGDVEKIKENDGVVTGTVIEVVKGGLIVDIGLRGFLPASLIELRRVRDLTPYLGQEIEAKILELDKNRNNVVLSRRALLEETQSATRTQFLNNLHKGQVRKGVVSSIVNFGAFVDLGGVDGLVHVSELSWKHIEHASEVVEVGQEVTVEILEVDLDRERVSLSLKATQEDPWQVFARTHAIGQITPGKVTKLVPFGAFVRVADGIEGLVHISELSNKHVELAEQVVSVGEDVFVRVIDIDLDRRRISLSLKQANEMVDPNGTEFDPALYGMATEYDENGEYKYPEGFDPETNQWLEGFDEARQKWENEYAAAQARWEQHKELVAKALEAEAAAGDDFGGAAGQSFSSESTGTGTLADDEALAALREKLAGA from the coding sequence ATGACTAACGCAACGACCGCCCCGGCCACCAAGCAGGTCGCGATCAACGACATCGGCTCTGCTGAGGACTTCCTGGCCGCGGTCGAGAAGACCCTGAAGTTCTTCAACGACGGCGACATCATCGACGGCACGATCGTCAAGATCGACCGCGACGAGGTTCTGCTCGACGTCGGCTACAAGACCGAGGGTGTCATTCCCTCGCGCGAGCTCTCCATTAAGCACGACGTCGACCCCAACGAGGTCGTCAGCGTCGGCGACCACGTCGAGGCCCTCGTTCTCCAGAAGGAGGACAAGGAAGGCCGTCTGATCCTGTCGAAGAAGCGTGCGCAGTACGAGCGCGCCTGGGGCGACGTGGAGAAGATCAAGGAGAACGACGGCGTCGTCACCGGCACCGTCATCGAGGTCGTCAAGGGTGGCCTCATCGTCGACATCGGCCTCCGCGGCTTCCTGCCGGCGTCGCTCATCGAGCTGCGCCGCGTCCGCGACCTCACGCCGTACCTCGGCCAGGAGATCGAGGCCAAGATCCTCGAGCTCGACAAGAACCGCAACAACGTCGTGCTCTCGCGCCGCGCCCTCCTCGAGGAGACGCAGTCGGCCACGCGCACGCAGTTCCTGAACAACCTGCACAAGGGTCAGGTCCGCAAGGGCGTCGTCTCGTCGATCGTCAACTTCGGTGCGTTCGTCGACCTCGGCGGCGTGGACGGCCTCGTGCACGTCTCGGAGCTGTCGTGGAAGCACATCGAGCACGCTTCGGAGGTCGTCGAGGTGGGCCAGGAGGTCACCGTCGAGATCCTCGAGGTCGACCTCGACCGCGAGCGCGTCTCGCTGTCGCTCAAGGCGACGCAGGAGGACCCGTGGCAGGTCTTCGCCCGCACCCACGCGATCGGTCAGATCACGCCGGGCAAGGTCACCAAGCTCGTTCCGTTCGGTGCGTTCGTTCGCGTCGCCGACGGCATCGAGGGCCTCGTGCACATCTCGGAGCTGTCGAACAAGCACGTCGAGCTCGCTGAGCAGGTCGTCTCGGTCGGCGAGGACGTCTTTGTCCGCGTCATCGACATCGACCTCGACCGCCGCCGCATCTCGCTGTCGCTCAAGCAGGCCAACGAGATGGTCGACCCCAACGGCACCGAGTTCGACCCGGCGCTGTACGGCATGGCGACCGAGTACGACGAGAACGGCGAGTACAAGTACCCCGAGGGCTTCGACCCCGAGACCAACCAGTGGCTCGAGGGCTTCGACGAGGCTCGCCAGAAGTGGGAGAACGAGTACGCCGCCGCCCAGGCTCGCTGGGAGCAGCACAAGGAGCTCGTCGCCAAGGCCCTCGAGGCCGAGGCCGCCGCGGGCGACGACTTCGGTGGCGCCGCCGGCCAGAGCTTCAGCTCGGAGTCGACCGGCACCGGCACCCTTGCCGACGACGAGGCTCTCGCCGCTCTGCGCGAGAAGCTCGCCGGCGCGTAA
- a CDS encoding VOC family protein, with the protein MAHGDVTHLEIPVADFDRAKAFYGDLFGWRIEDTPGYDDYPMWRAPNQISGGALTVREGDFTQPRSTVEVDSIDETLEKVVAGGGTVLMERSPITETAWWAVFADPNGNVIGLYEGTM; encoded by the coding sequence ATGGCACACGGCGACGTCACCCACCTCGAGATCCCGGTCGCGGATTTCGACCGCGCGAAGGCCTTCTACGGCGACCTGTTCGGCTGGAGGATCGAAGACACCCCGGGCTACGACGACTATCCGATGTGGCGCGCGCCCAACCAGATCAGCGGCGGCGCGCTCACCGTGCGCGAGGGCGACTTCACGCAGCCGCGATCCACCGTCGAGGTCGACTCCATCGACGAGACCCTCGAGAAGGTCGTCGCCGGCGGCGGCACGGTCCTCATGGAGCGCTCCCCGATCACCGAGACGGCCTGGTGGGCGGTCTTCGCCGACCCCAACGGCAACGTCATCGGCCTGTACGAGGGGACCATGTAG
- a CDS encoding TIGR04028 family ABC transporter substrate-binding protein, whose translation MTRPFRSLAGRALRATAAIAIVAGLITGCAGGTSGGGSDGGEGAGGTLTYLEPQTWTTLYPPAAGFYPNGGIVNNITDRLLYQNPETLELEPWIATELPEVNADATEYTFTLREGVTYSDGTPLDAENVVKNFDLFGKGDPDRALTASEAINNYDHGEVIDDHTVRFHFSAPAPGFAQAVSTINSGLLSNATLDKTNEEFGPGNATTIIGSGPFVIADEQIGTQVSLKAREDYDWAPPSLEHQGRALLDGIDIVLASESSVRVGTVVADQADIARQIDAPDEAQFAADGLTLHAATTNGVNNGFSFRFRNELLSDIRVRQAIIAGVDREAIVDTLFTDSYPLATGALAKTALGYLDTSEYYAYDPGRAAQLLDEAGWTVGSDGIREKDGQKLSLTFNEALPQPRSKDVVTLVQEQLAQLGIEVNLFPGDQAAQTEAALSADTIQVYHSMVGRADFDVLKSQFSSDNRNTLLNRDNTDDSVGDPELDALLAAVASAPTVEERQAASEAAQLHIAENAYFLPLFEEPQVFGLRADVQGFATESVGRPSFYATSLDR comes from the coding sequence ATGACCCGTCCCTTCCGCTCCCTCGCTGGCCGTGCCCTGCGCGCGACCGCCGCGATCGCCATTGTCGCGGGGCTGATCACGGGCTGCGCGGGTGGCACCTCGGGCGGCGGTAGTGACGGGGGAGAGGGCGCGGGCGGCACGCTCACGTACCTCGAGCCGCAGACGTGGACCACGCTGTACCCGCCGGCCGCGGGCTTCTACCCGAACGGCGGCATCGTCAACAACATCACCGACCGGCTGCTGTACCAGAACCCCGAGACGCTCGAGCTCGAGCCGTGGATCGCCACGGAGCTGCCCGAGGTCAACGCCGACGCCACCGAGTACACGTTCACGCTCCGTGAGGGCGTGACCTACTCGGACGGCACGCCGCTGGACGCCGAGAACGTCGTGAAGAACTTCGACCTGTTCGGCAAGGGCGACCCCGACCGCGCCCTGACGGCGTCGGAGGCGATCAACAACTACGACCACGGCGAGGTGATCGACGATCACACCGTCCGCTTCCACTTCTCCGCCCCCGCCCCGGGCTTCGCGCAGGCCGTGTCGACGATCAACTCGGGCCTGCTGTCGAACGCGACGCTCGACAAGACGAACGAGGAGTTCGGTCCCGGCAACGCGACGACGATCATCGGATCGGGTCCGTTCGTGATCGCCGACGAGCAGATCGGCACCCAGGTGAGCCTCAAGGCGCGCGAGGACTACGACTGGGCGCCGCCGTCGCTCGAGCACCAGGGTCGCGCCCTGCTCGACGGCATCGACATCGTGCTCGCGAGCGAGAGCAGCGTCCGCGTCGGCACCGTCGTGGCCGACCAGGCCGACATCGCGCGGCAGATCGACGCGCCCGACGAAGCGCAGTTCGCCGCCGACGGCCTCACCCTCCACGCCGCCACGACGAACGGCGTGAACAACGGCTTCAGCTTCCGCTTCCGCAACGAGCTCCTCTCCGACATCCGGGTGCGTCAGGCGATCATCGCCGGCGTCGACCGCGAGGCGATCGTCGACACCCTGTTCACCGACAGCTACCCGCTCGCGACCGGCGCGCTGGCGAAGACCGCGCTGGGCTACCTCGACACGTCGGAGTACTACGCCTACGACCCCGGGCGGGCGGCGCAGCTGCTCGACGAGGCCGGCTGGACGGTCGGATCGGACGGCATCCGCGAGAAGGACGGCCAGAAGCTGTCGCTCACCTTCAACGAGGCGCTGCCGCAGCCGCGATCGAAGGACGTCGTCACGCTCGTGCAGGAGCAGCTCGCCCAGCTCGGCATCGAGGTGAACCTGTTCCCCGGCGACCAGGCCGCGCAGACCGAGGCGGCCCTCTCGGCCGACACGATCCAGGTGTACCACTCGATGGTCGGCCGCGCGGACTTCGATGTGCTGAAGTCGCAGTTCTCGTCGGACAACCGCAACACGCTCCTCAACCGCGACAACACCGACGACAGCGTCGGCGACCCGGAGCTCGACGCGCTGCTGGCGGCGGTCGCGTCCGCCCCGACGGTCGAGGAGCGCCAGGCGGCGTCGGAGGCGGCCCAGCTGCACATCGCCGAGAACGCGTACTTCCTGCCGCTGTTCGAGGAGCCGCAGGTGTTCGGCCTGCGCGCCGATGTGCAGGGCTTCGCCACCGAGTCGGTGGGCCGCCCGTCGTTCTACGCGACCTCGCTCGACCGCTGA
- a CDS encoding ABC transporter permease, whose product MVYLLRRVGQAILVLALTYTLAYLLLAALPGDAVLARYGSPELGLSAEQLAEIRAAYGADRSLLERYLDSTLGFLGGELGYSVQSGAAVGDLIAAALPSTLVLAGAGLVVAIFLAVTIAFTATYGGFAWLRRLFRGIPPLLVSLPVFWIGIVFVQVFSFQLGLVPVIGADPIEALILPVATLAIPIAAPLAQVLMRSIDEVREQPFVTVVRARGASTSWLLWRNVARNALLPTLTMAGLLFGELVGGAVVTEAVFGRAGIGQLTAQAVANRDTPVLLVIVVLSTVVFVVINLIVDLLYPVLDARLRTPRGGARRARTAAPEPAPEPAAAAIAEPEPEKEAVR is encoded by the coding sequence ATGGTGTACCTCCTCCGGCGCGTGGGCCAGGCGATCCTCGTCCTCGCCCTCACCTACACGCTCGCGTACCTGCTGCTCGCGGCGCTGCCCGGCGACGCGGTGCTGGCCCGCTACGGATCGCCCGAGCTCGGCCTGTCCGCCGAGCAGCTGGCCGAGATCCGCGCGGCCTACGGCGCCGACCGCAGCCTGCTCGAGCGCTACCTCGACTCCACCCTCGGCTTCCTCGGCGGCGAGCTCGGCTACTCCGTGCAGAGCGGCGCCGCGGTGGGCGATCTCATCGCCGCCGCCCTGCCGTCCACGCTCGTGCTGGCCGGCGCCGGCCTCGTGGTCGCGATCTTCCTGGCGGTGACGATCGCGTTCACCGCCACCTACGGCGGCTTCGCGTGGCTGCGGCGCCTGTTCCGCGGCATCCCGCCGCTGCTCGTGTCGCTGCCGGTGTTCTGGATCGGGATCGTGTTCGTCCAGGTCTTCTCGTTCCAGCTCGGCCTGGTCCCTGTGATCGGCGCCGATCCGATCGAGGCGCTGATCCTGCCCGTCGCGACCCTCGCGATCCCGATCGCCGCGCCGCTGGCGCAGGTGCTCATGCGCAGCATCGACGAGGTGCGCGAGCAGCCGTTCGTCACGGTCGTACGCGCCCGCGGCGCGAGCACCTCGTGGCTGCTGTGGCGCAACGTCGCCCGCAACGCCCTGCTGCCCACGCTCACGATGGCGGGCCTGCTGTTCGGCGAACTCGTCGGCGGCGCGGTCGTCACCGAGGCCGTGTTCGGGCGGGCGGGCATCGGCCAGCTCACGGCGCAGGCGGTCGCCAACCGCGACACCCCCGTGCTGCTCGTGATCGTCGTGCTCTCCACGGTGGTGTTCGTGGTGATCAACCTCATCGTCGATCTGCTCTACCCGGTGCTCGACGCGCGGCTGCGCACCCCGCGTGGCGGCGCCCGTCGCGCGCGCACCGCCGCGCCGGAGCCCGCACCGGAGCCGGCGGCCGCCGCGATCGCCGAGCCGGAGCCCGAGAAGGAGGCCGTCCGATGA
- a CDS encoding ABC transporter permease — protein sequence MTLALAAPRSTGTLAWRRLLRPGTVVPILVILIALAWALFPGLFAAGSPTEQAGAALQAPSAAHLFGTDATGRDLFTRVVHGASHSITGAVVAVVVGLVVGTALGVTAGAVGGAVEEILMRLVDVLLAIPALLLSLSVVILLGFGTTNAAIAVGVTSIAVFARLARSQVVSVRSAEFVEAAYGSGGTFLGVLWRHILPNSLTPVIALAALQLGSAILQISTLGFLGYGAPPPTPEWGLLIAEGRSYVATAWWLTVLPGAVVAVVVLATNRLSQAIGGAGRREETA from the coding sequence ATGACGCTCGCTCTCGCCGCCCCGCGCAGCACCGGCACCCTCGCCTGGCGGCGGCTGCTGCGCCCCGGCACCGTCGTGCCCATCCTCGTGATCCTCATCGCCCTGGCCTGGGCCCTGTTCCCCGGGCTCTTCGCCGCCGGCAGCCCCACCGAGCAGGCCGGCGCCGCGCTGCAGGCGCCCAGCGCCGCGCACCTGTTCGGCACCGACGCGACGGGCCGCGACCTCTTCACGCGCGTGGTGCACGGCGCGTCGCACTCGATCACGGGCGCGGTCGTCGCGGTCGTGGTCGGGCTCGTCGTCGGAACCGCGCTCGGCGTGACCGCCGGGGCCGTCGGGGGCGCGGTCGAGGAGATCCTCATGCGCCTCGTCGACGTGCTCCTCGCGATCCCCGCCCTGCTACTCTCGCTCAGCGTCGTGATCCTGCTGGGCTTCGGCACCACCAACGCCGCGATCGCGGTGGGCGTCACCTCGATCGCCGTGTTCGCCCGCCTCGCCCGCTCGCAGGTGGTGAGCGTGCGGTCGGCCGAGTTCGTCGAGGCGGCCTACGGATCCGGCGGCACGTTCCTCGGGGTGCTGTGGCGGCACATCCTGCCCAACTCGCTCACCCCGGTGATCGCCCTGGCGGCGCTGCAGCTGGGATCGGCGATCCTGCAGATCTCCACCCTCGGCTTCCTCGGCTACGGCGCCCCGCCGCCCACGCCCGAGTGGGGACTGCTCATCGCCGAGGGGCGCAGCTACGTGGCAACCGCCTGGTGGCTCACGGTGCTGCCCGGCGCCGTGGTGGCGGTCGTCGTGCTCGCGACGAACCGGCTGAGCCAGGCGATCGGCGGCGCGGGCCGACGGGAGGAGACGGCATGA
- a CDS encoding dipeptide ABC transporter ATP-binding protein, producing the protein MTTPLLRIDDLAVSYRTGRGDFTAVDGVSLEVQAGRTTALVGESGSGKSTVAQSAIGLLAGNGRITRGSMVLNERTGGPTQLVGLPERRWRGLRGRCVALIPQDPGTSLNPVATVGASVAEALRIHGWKDRRKIEARVLELLERVDIDDPERRARQYPHELSGGMRQRVLIAAALGLEPELIIADEPTSALDVTVQRRVLDLIDRLREESGSGVLFITHDLAVAADHSDEIVVMRGGRVEETGRSAEVLTAPTADYTRALIDDAPSLARIVERRPHPAGAGERPLVEVRGLRQEYRARGRDAFVAVDDVSFTVARGSTHALVGESGSGKTTTGRSIAGLNRPTAGSIRVGDTEVTDLRSPRAFRRVAQLVYQNPYASLDPRQTIGRTLAEPLDNFGIGTRQERARRVAEHLELVALAPEIAHRRPAELSGGQRQRVAIARALILEPELVVFDEAVSALDVTVQAQILRLLARLQDELGLTYVFISHDLAVVRQIADTVSVLQRGRQVEHGPTDQVFDAPAHPYTRRLLDAIPGAAFRPALSAHTQEDA; encoded by the coding sequence ATGACCACACCACTGCTGCGGATCGACGACCTCGCGGTGAGCTACCGCACCGGGCGCGGGGACTTCACCGCCGTCGACGGGGTGTCGCTCGAGGTGCAGGCGGGCCGGACCACGGCGCTCGTCGGGGAGTCCGGATCGGGCAAGTCCACGGTCGCGCAGTCCGCGATCGGCCTGCTCGCGGGCAACGGCCGCATCACGCGCGGCAGCATGGTGCTCAACGAGCGCACGGGCGGCCCCACCCAGCTCGTCGGCCTGCCCGAGCGCCGCTGGCGCGGGCTGCGCGGCCGCTGCGTCGCGCTCATCCCGCAGGACCCCGGCACCTCGCTCAACCCCGTGGCCACGGTGGGCGCGAGCGTCGCCGAGGCGCTGCGCATCCATGGCTGGAAGGACCGCCGCAAGATCGAGGCGCGCGTGCTCGAGCTGCTCGAGCGCGTCGACATCGACGACCCCGAGCGCCGCGCGCGCCAGTACCCGCACGAGCTGTCGGGCGGCATGCGGCAGCGCGTGCTCATCGCCGCGGCGCTGGGCCTGGAGCCGGAGCTGATCATCGCCGACGAGCCGACCAGCGCGCTCGACGTGACCGTGCAGCGCCGCGTGCTCGACCTCATCGACCGGCTCCGCGAGGAGTCCGGCAGCGGCGTGCTGTTCATCACGCACGACCTCGCCGTGGCGGCCGATCACTCCGACGAGATCGTCGTGATGCGCGGCGGCCGCGTGGAGGAGACGGGTCGCTCGGCCGAGGTGCTCACCGCGCCGACCGCCGACTACACGCGCGCGCTGATCGACGACGCGCCCTCGCTCGCGCGGATCGTCGAGCGCCGGCCGCACCCCGCCGGGGCCGGCGAGCGTCCGCTCGTGGAGGTGCGCGGGCTGCGCCAGGAGTACCGCGCGCGCGGCCGCGACGCCTTCGTGGCCGTCGACGACGTGTCGTTCACCGTCGCGCGCGGCAGCACGCACGCCCTCGTCGGCGAGTCCGGGTCGGGAAAGACCACGACGGGCCGCAGCATCGCCGGGCTGAACCGTCCGACGGCCGGGTCGATCCGCGTGGGCGACACCGAGGTGACCGACCTGCGATCGCCGCGCGCCTTCCGCCGCGTGGCCCAGCTCGTGTACCAGAACCCCTACGCGTCGCTCGATCCCCGGCAGACGATCGGGCGCACCCTCGCCGAGCCGCTCGACAACTTCGGGATCGGCACCCGGCAGGAGCGGGCCCGGCGGGTGGCGGAGCACCTGGAGCTCGTGGCGCTCGCGCCCGAGATTGCCCACCGGCGCCCCGCGGAGCTGTCCGGCGGCCAGCGCCAGCGCGTCGCGATCGCCCGCGCGCTGATCCTCGAGCCCGAGCTCGTCGTCTTCGACGAGGCGGTCTCGGCGCTCGACGTGACCGTCCAGGCCCAGATCCTGCGCCTGCTCGCGCGGCTGCAGGACGAGCTCGGCCTCACCTACGTGTTCATCTCGCACGACCTCGCCGTGGTGCGCCAGATCGCCGACACCGTGTCGGTGCTGCAGCGCGGCCGGCAGGTCGAGCACGGGCCCACCGATCAGGTGTTCGACGCGCCCGCCCACCCGTACACGCGTCGGCTGCTCGACGCCATCCCCGGCGCCGCGTTCCGGCCGGCGCTGTCCGCACACACCCAGGAGGATGCATGA
- a CDS encoding putative FMN-dependent luciferase-like monooxygenase, with amino-acid sequence MTSPRLGFFTRLLEQASAADRYRFALEQIEQAERHGFASAWVAQHHFGEHEGGLPSPFVLLAAAAQRTSRIALATAVVTLPIDDPLRAAEDAAVLDALSGGRVQLGVASGGTPSSFRPFGRDPEQRREIFADHFAVFRDALAGRGIRGTEARIYPSGGDLDRRIWQATFSVDGGVRAGRDGDGLLLSRTQPRPGGAHEIPLHDLQLPIIDAYRAQLPEGAAPRVLASRTAVVVDEENRTRVLELAERGLRELAQTMHGIDTDGIGIDELARLTDTHVGTPDEVAASLGADLTIDAATDVSFQVHSIDAPHELTLRSLELLATEVAPRLGYAVGPAAAAALHSAHLAAVPGQETA; translated from the coding sequence ATGACCTCGCCCCGGCTCGGATTCTTCACGCGCCTGCTCGAGCAGGCCTCGGCCGCCGATCGCTACCGCTTCGCGCTCGAGCAGATCGAGCAGGCCGAGCGCCACGGCTTCGCCTCGGCGTGGGTCGCACAGCATCACTTCGGCGAGCACGAGGGCGGGCTGCCCTCGCCGTTCGTGCTGCTCGCGGCGGCGGCCCAGCGCACCTCGCGCATCGCCCTGGCCACGGCGGTCGTGACCCTGCCGATCGACGACCCGCTGCGGGCGGCCGAGGACGCCGCGGTGCTCGACGCGCTCAGCGGCGGCCGCGTGCAGCTCGGCGTCGCCTCGGGCGGCACCCCGTCGTCGTTCCGCCCGTTCGGGCGCGACCCCGAGCAGCGCCGCGAGATCTTCGCCGATCACTTCGCCGTGTTCCGCGACGCCCTCGCCGGCCGCGGCATCCGCGGCACCGAGGCGCGGATCTACCCGTCGGGCGGCGACCTGGACCGCCGCATCTGGCAGGCGACGTTCTCGGTCGACGGCGGCGTGCGGGCCGGCCGCGACGGCGACGGCCTGCTCCTCTCGCGCACGCAGCCCCGCCCCGGCGGCGCTCACGAGATCCCGCTGCACGACCTGCAGCTGCCGATCATCGACGCCTACCGCGCCCAGCTGCCCGAGGGCGCCGCGCCGCGCGTGCTCGCCTCGCGCACGGCCGTGGTCGTCGACGAGGAGAACCGTACGCGCGTGCTCGAGCTCGCCGAGCGCGGGCTGCGCGAGCTCGCGCAGACCATGCACGGCATCGACACCGACGGGATCGGCATCGACGAGCTCGCGCGGCTGACCGACACGCACGTCGGCACCCCCGACGAGGTCGCGGCCTCGCTCGGCGCCGACCTCACGATCGACGCCGCCACGGACGTGTCGTTCCAGGTGCACTCAATCGACGCGCCGCACGAGCTCACCCTGCGCTCGCTCGAGCTGCTCGCCACCGAGGTCGCGCCGCGCCTCGGCTACGCCGTGGGGCCGGCCGCCGCCGCCGCGCTCCACAGCGCCCACCTCGCCGCCGTCCCGGGACAGGAGACCGCATGA
- a CDS encoding CMD domain protein: MTHAADIVDLLAGIEPGSPLDALRDQRPQARENAQRSFEALLEPADPGTFPLAERYAVAAFVARLHGFDRAAAFYADLLGDEAPELVAPIAAAAADGATRGPYGVYREPGLAAESTTGPAWRPAAGAFTDRLAAALAHTHLLVFRPRESSAAAIRALVEAGWGADDIVRLSQLVAFLSFQLRLAWGLRVLAETPVPAAQTEGAAR; the protein is encoded by the coding sequence ATGACCCACGCCGCCGACATCGTCGACCTGCTCGCCGGGATCGAGCCCGGCAGCCCCCTCGACGCGCTGCGGGACCAGCGCCCGCAGGCCCGCGAGAACGCCCAGCGCAGCTTCGAGGCCCTGCTGGAGCCGGCCGATCCCGGCACGTTCCCCCTCGCCGAGCGCTACGCCGTCGCCGCGTTCGTCGCGCGGCTGCACGGGTTCGATCGCGCCGCCGCGTTCTACGCCGACCTGCTGGGCGACGAGGCGCCCGAGCTCGTGGCGCCGATCGCCGCGGCGGCCGCCGACGGCGCGACCCGCGGCCCGTACGGCGTCTACCGCGAGCCCGGCCTCGCCGCCGAGAGCACGACGGGGCCCGCCTGGCGCCCGGCGGCCGGCGCGTTCACCGATCGCCTCGCCGCCGCCCTCGCGCACACGCACCTGCTCGTGTTCCGCCCGCGCGAGTCCAGCGCGGCCGCGATCCGCGCGCTCGTCGAGGCCGGCTGGGGCGCCGACGACATCGTGAGGCTCTCGCAGCTGGTCGCCTTCCTCAGCTTCCAGCTGCGCCTGGCCTGGGGCCTGCGCGTGCTGGCCGAGACCCCCGTCCCCGCGGCGCAGACCGAAGGAGCAGCCCGATGA
- a CDS encoding alkylhydroperoxidase domain protein, giving the protein MSDLVTEYPDLARPERFTQEGLGWVPWLAPVPEGELTPEQLDALIEPARAKMPYFRLLARDPGALKARTLTDLDIFFNTDGGAARAERELAAAATSRHNGCVFCASVHAAAATRESGRRDDVQRLLDDGVGAELGDERWNAVVAASVALADTPLGFGADDIATLRAAGLDDAEILDVLGGAAFFNWANRLMLSLGEPEVPARRAAKDAEA; this is encoded by the coding sequence ATGAGCGACCTCGTGACCGAGTACCCCGACCTCGCCCGGCCCGAGCGGTTCACCCAGGAGGGCCTCGGCTGGGTGCCGTGGCTGGCGCCCGTGCCCGAGGGCGAACTGACGCCCGAGCAGCTCGACGCGCTCATCGAGCCCGCGCGAGCGAAGATGCCGTACTTCCGGCTGCTCGCCCGCGACCCCGGGGCGCTGAAGGCCCGCACGCTCACCGACCTCGACATCTTCTTCAACACCGACGGTGGCGCCGCCCGCGCCGAGCGCGAGCTGGCCGCCGCGGCGACCTCGCGCCACAACGGCTGCGTGTTCTGCGCCTCGGTGCACGCCGCGGCCGCCACGCGCGAGTCCGGTCGGCGCGACGACGTGCAGCGCCTGCTCGACGACGGCGTGGGAGCCGAGCTGGGCGACGAGCGCTGGAATGCCGTCGTCGCCGCCTCGGTGGCGCTCGCCGACACCCCGCTGGGCTTCGGCGCCGACGACATCGCCACGCTGCGCGCGGCGGGCCTGGACGACGCCGAGATCCTCGACGTGCTCGGCGGCGCGGCGTTCTTCAACTGGGCCAACCGCCTCATGCTCTCGCTCGGCGAGCCGGAGGTCCCCGCGCGCCGCGCCGCGAAGGACGCGGAGGCGTGA